CATAGCTTTTGATGGATGAGGACGATCCAAAAATtgtattttctgttctttctgtttttcacttGTAGTGAAACATACCTTTAATGTCATGCTCTTTGATCTAAATTCTTGTCCCATCTTCTTTGGAAACGATTAAAATACTACTCATTTCTCATGTTGACTCTTTGAAATCTAGTGAGGGTCAGTAGAAAGGATCTGTCTCATTGCTGCCCCTTCCTTTGGGTCTTGGACATTTACACCCTCCAGCCTGACCTTTCCCAGGGGGAAATAGTTTATCCTAcaactgaccactgggaaaaataTGAGATCATCACATACAAGTAGTGAAGAGACTTGGGAAAGAGCAAAGAGTGGTAAACATGTTGAGAGCTTGCTTTTTGCGGGAGGGCTGGGTGATTTGAGCccgggtttctttatgtagctctgactgtcctggaatttgctggccttgagctcacagagatccgcctacctctgcctgagtgctgagattaaaggtgtgcaccaccactgcctggctctgttgaGAGCTTTTAAGGTCTTACAGGGTCACATCCCATCCTCTGGATAGCTTATATACTTCCTGGTACAGTTCAGCAGATATTTAAGGACACCTGGCGCCAGTGGAGGTGATAGCTAAGGGTTAGTGACCTGCAGAGACAGGTTTGGGCAGCGAGGGGTGGGAAACTAGTAGAGAATTTTTAAAGCCGAGCAGGGGTGTGAGGTGTCAGAATcctagaaaaatatatataatgggAGAGCTTGCTATTTTATCTCTATTGGGACCCTGAATCCTTAGCAGGAGTGCTTTGTCTGTGGCGCTAGGGGAGGCCAGTTCCTTGTACACGccagcaagcactgtaccactgaaCTAGTCACTACCTAGGAGAGCTCTGGACTAAGAGATTCATCTTGGGACTAGGCACTTGGCTCCATGGTAGTATGCAAAAGTCTGTGGTTCTCTGGCATCAAGAAAAATACTACTCCAGTAGATCAGTCAAAGCAGTGGATTGAAGACACAGCATTGAAAAGGAAGACGTGAATTCAGCGATGgcggtgggtggggtggggttggggctTCTTTAGTAGTCTTATGAAatcttttgaaatagggtctcccCATGTATCCCTGAGTGGCCTAGAACTCTTAACCCAGGCTACCCTCCCGTTGGTGTGGTCTTCTTTACTtctgcccaccccccaccccccctcaGTGCACATTAGCATCACCCTCGGCTCTCGTGTATTCCGTTCTAAGTGGTCTTTGGCCTTAAGTGAtgatcacttccccttttctctatGCCAAGCATAGCCATGGCTCCAGTCCCAttgtcttttgtctgtttttgaaacagaCTGTACCAAGTTACTTAAGCTCAGGCGGACCTTGAACCTGCTTCAGCACCCCAAGTAGCTGCAATTACAGaatatgccaccacatctgactatCCTGGGAGATAGTATAGAGTTCCTCCAGCTTGAAACAGCTGTCTTCTAAGTTGTCCTTTGATTAGGGTCAGTGTTCATGAGAAAATACCTTTGGCTTTAGACTTGGTAAGGGCATTAAATTTAACAGCCAGTGCCAGAAAGGTGTCCAGCAGGGCAACGGTAAACAAGTTGGAGGCTGGAATGCATGTAGACTTCATGACTCTTGACGACTTCTCAACCATCCAGGGACTGAAGGAGCAGTGGAACACCccagctttttcctttttctacttaAGAGCTGGTCTGTCTGAGATAACTCAGTAGGTATATGCTccagccaccaagcctgactacctgagttcgatccccagggtCCACATGGCAGAAGGCGAGAACCAACTCACACAGTCCCACAAATTGTTTTTCGACTTCCACAAGCTTGAGGCACACCTACACATATTCATTAAGTAAGTGGGTAAACAATCCTAGAAAGGGTCACATGTCCTACCTGTGATTTTGAAGATGCTGGTTTACAAAGTTTGGTGCTCTGAGGGTTTGCCCTCGTGTGATGTAGACCAGTTTCCTCTTGGTCTTTGTTGAAGTGTAAATGACATTCTTTATCAAGACCTGcttgtatgcctttaatcccagcacttggaaggcagaggcaggcggatctgtgagtttgaggctagcctgctccatagagtgagttccaggccagcctggtctacacaaagaaaccgtgtctcgaaaaaccaaagtaaaaacGTCTTGGTGTTCTTTCCCCTACTCTTTCCCAGCCTTCTCTCAAATTATGGGTTACAAAAGACAGCCATAGAACGAGGAGAAAACCCAGGTCAGTAAAAGACTTAACAATGTTTATTTGCCCAAATTTGCCTTTCCTCCTGGCCCACCATTTCTCTGCTCCACGTTTCTGAATACAGGGTCTTCCATATTCCAGTCAGTCCCTAAAATGTCTCCTGAGACTCCTCCCCTGCAGGGTTACAGCTTTGCAAGTCTGGGTCTCAGCTAGACAAGGACCTACTTGCTTGAGGGTCTTAACACGGGCTTGCAGGTGGGGACTTGGGAGAGTTAATTGGAGTTTGGGGCCCTGGTGTGTGGCCTGCAGAGGGGTGTGAGCTTTGAGTTCCATCTGAGTTGTCACCATCAACAGTTGGGGAACTGGGAATTATGGTCGGGTTTGCTGCTTGCTGTACAGTCTTTGTGAcagatttcttctgtttcttctggctGTCGGGGTCATGGGGCTGTCGGGGTTAAGAGTGGGAAAGATGATCATATTTCTGGTTGGGCCAAGATAATCCCCAGTCAGCCTCAGAATTCAACTCCCTTTCTTCCTACACCATGGGCAGGTCAAGAATAGTGCTATTTAACCTCCCCTTGAGACTCTTTTATACCGGGGTGAAGGCTGGGCAACAAGAtggctttgttttgttccttAAGACCTTAGTGCTTAGAGACTAGACAACACAAGACACAACCCCTCCCCTTGCTGGATTGGAATAACAGCTTTGAGGTTAAGAAGAAGTGGAGACAGTAGGGGTTTGGCTTAGATGGGAAGGCTAGATACCTTGCCTAAGATTTCAGGACGCAGTCCATTAGAGGCGTTGAGTAGATCAGGATTCTTCTCTATCCATTTGGTGAGGGAGGCGGCAGCAGCAGTTGTGCGGGAAGTCAAGGTCACCCGAGCAGGTGGCACCTTCAGGGGCATTTCCCAGGTGCCCATGAAGGAACCCCAAGGACTTGCCTAAAAGGAGAAGGGAGTGCGCAACAGGTCCTCATGGCTGCTGTGTCTGCTTGGCAGGGCTTGCTGGCCTCAcgttctttctgtcccttctgcATCTTAATAACTAAACATCTGAAGGGATCGTCTCCCCACTCTTCCTCTCTTCAGTCAGCTATGATGTTGATTTTCTGCCCCTTTCCTTACAACACAAATTTTGCATTCTTTGGCTAAGTGTGATAAAGGAGTCCTGTGCTTAAATATTGAAAACACTGTTTATACATTCATCATTTTCAGGACTTCCATGTGCTCAGCACAGCTCTGTCCTGTAGATAAACTGGTTAGCAGGTTGGGGCACTCACAGATTGGACTCTAATTTTCCATACGGTGGTTGTAGCCCCATTTTTATGCATCagccctttttgttttgttttgagacagcatctatatagtcctgactggcctggaatacACTATGtcgaccaagctgacctcaaactcacagagatcctcctgcctctgcttcctgagtgctgggattaaaggtgtgcaccacctcacctggctaactcttaccttTTTGATAGGAATGGGCGTGAGGAATCTCACCTTGGAACGGGGCACCGAAGGCAAGAGATGACCTCGATCGTTGGCAATAATCTGAGTGTAACCTTCGTGGGTAGAGGCTCTCTGTGGTGGAGGTGGAAAGAGAAGTACTTGAAgtgaaagagggaggagaaaacgAAGTGTCTGTGGGCTTGCAGTAGAGGCATGAGAGAGGAGAAGGTGGACCATTAGAAGGCTAAAGAAGTTAGGTGGGTGACAGGAAGGACAGGAGGCCAGTCACCATCAACTGGCCTTGGAGGGCACTGAGCTCGGAGTACCTCTTTTGTTGGCTTGGCAGGAGACCAGTTCTGCAAGTACTTGGGCGAGAAAGCTTTTTCATACtgtggagagaaagaggagactcAAAGGCTTCACGCTCAGGAAATCGTAATACAGTTCTCTGTAACTGAACGCCAAAGGCTTCAACAACTATATGAACTCTAACTCACTGTCACAAGGGGTATATAGGGAGGGGGGAGACTAAGTCATGGGTTAAAAAGAAGGCAGAAGTGGACACTACATCTGGGAAGAAAAGGACCCAGCTGGAGgggggagatgagggagggacTGAGAACAATATACTTCATACACAGTCGACACGTGTGTGAAGATGCCCCAACAGTGCCCCGTAGTTTGTATGCTAGCCCAAAAACAcgacagaaagaagaaagcacatacaaaaggagaagacatcaaagacagaagaaattgtttctgttttgccaCGCTGTGACTTGAACCCAGGATCTGCCTACTAAACAAGTGCAAGATTACAATCTGTGCTCAAGATGTGTGCTGCCCAGCACATAGCAACCAGTCACATGTTAAACATGCGGAAAGCAACAAGTAGGCTGGGTACTTTAAGCTAATATGAAACACTGGGAGGCTGGGGTGTAGTAGTAGCGTGCTTGTCAGCACGGGCAGAGCCCAGGGTTTGATCCTCCGCACTAGTCGGGAAAAATGGATTTTAACGAGCTAGTATAAGAGAggcgtgtgtgtggagggggcgtagaatttttttaaataattttaaaaataccaatattaaaatattttggttttattgtgtTCCACTTGAGCAttactaaatttaatttttaattttcacttaGCTGCTAAAGcctttaaaattatgtttgtgaTTTACTCTGTCAGGCAATGCTGGACTAGACCAAAGGTAAGTAACCAAATCCTTATTGCTTCCTGCTTTTGAATGACCATAAAGCAGTAAATGTCATACCTATTATCTGTCTGTCCTTTCGTCCATCCGTtcgtctgtctgtccatccatcattTAAGGCCCCTAGGGGTCcagctttctgtctttgtctccctggCAAAAAATGGTTTTTTacagcctggaggtggtggctctcgcctttaatcccagcatttgggagacagaggcagacagatctctatgagttcaaagcctgcctggtctacaaagtgacagggcagccagggctgttacacagagaaaccctgtcttgaaaaataacaacagcGACGAAATAATGGATCTTACAAACATTTGTGTTGCTTTAACAAAAGGTAGTTGGCCATAATgatacacacacctataatctcattACTTCCCAGAGTGAAGTAGAAAGATTTGGAGTTTGTGGGCTAGTCTAGGTGGGCTACAGAGGAGCAATACCttacctccccacacacacacataaaagaagaagaagaaaatccacTAAAATTTGAATTCCAAGTGAACAAAATGTTATTTCCAAAAGAATTCCAAAATGTGTAGACAGGGTCTTCAGACAGGGTCCCACTACcacactctggctggcctggaacttgctatgtcggccaggctagcctcaaattttcAGTAATTATTTTGCCACCTTgtcctaaatactgggattacaggtacatacCACCATGgcatggatttgtgtgtgtgtgtgtgtgtgtgtgtgttcgaggGGGGTTTCAtggagctcaggctagccttggattCGGTACGTAGCCAAGGATACCCTGAACACCTGATCATCCTGCTTTGCCTCCAAAGCCCTGGGATCACCGGAGAGCACATCTACACTCGCTTTAGTTACTATGTCTTGAATTTTTCCAAAACAAATTAGGGAGAACTTTCATGTAAATAGCTGTGACTTTGTTATTTGACTTACAAAGCCTAAAGCATTTACTCTGGCCTGTAAAAATAGAATCCCTGCCTTCTGGTTTACACTCTACAAGCTTAACTCAGGCCCTTTTGGCTAGTTCCTGGACCCTCCCAACTGTGAGGTGAAACCCTCAGTCCTCTCAGTCCCCTCAGCGTCTGTTTGGGGGAGCAGAATGTGCTGGAGGGGTAGGCCCAAAGGTAGAATCTGGAAGGTAAAATCAAATGTCGGGGTAGAACGAGAACTTACCTGGTTGGCACTGTAGTTAGTGGCCATGATCCTGTCCTGTTTACACTTGTTGCCTGGCAACTGCAGAAGGGCAGCCTTCTGGGAGTACCTCCCAATCAGCAGGGGTTGGCTATCTTCTGGGGCTCACActgcccccttcctttctctctgaaacCTAGGTTCCTTTCCCTTTTAGAGTGTGGAGGACCAAATAACCATGAAAAAGTGGGCAGAGAAGCAGCTGCCTCTTTCCCCAATATGTTAGTTAGCCCTGCTTCAGAATTTCCGGGTTGTCTCTGAATGACATCTTCAACTATTTAAACAAACTGTGGGACACTAAGAGCTGAGTCTGCGACAGTGTGGTATAATGAACTAACCGTAGAATTAGGAACAGGGTGGGTCCTTATTTAACATGGTATTATATGGCTTAAGCCCCTGGCTTCCCGTCGATAAACAGCTATCATTACATACTGTGGAGATGACCTACTTTGTACAGTGCAGGATAAAACGAATGAACTATCTAGACGCTGTAAATGCACAGTGGGAACTGAACACAGCCAAGACACTGTTTACAGAATAACAAATAGGAAGCCACCAACTTGTTTGCTCCCAGAAGGAAATGTACATCTCGTCTTGGTCCTTAAAcgactcctgtctcctccctcagtCCACAGTCACAGAACCTAAGAACATAGGTTCATAGTGTCGGTTAGGATATGGCAAATCAGGACCTAGGGCGGGAAACCGAGCAGGGGTGATGACAGTGTAAGATCGCGGTACCAGGTTTGGGAGGATCAAGTGATGGCGCCCAAACCTGCTAGATGCAAAACTGAGAAACCTGAGACTCGCCCAAATTTCTGTTAAACCGATCGACTCATCCACTGGGGTCTTAGAACTAAAGAGCACTTGTCAGTTACATAgtctcaagtttttaaaaaaagaagaaaagaaacaagtccAAAGAAATAGGTACTTCAGAGCCAGATATGGCtggacatgcctgtgatcccaggaagcagaggcaggtggatctcaagttcaagatcagcctgaacTACTTAGCCTACTATATGGGAgagaccgggcagtggtggcacacgcctttaatcccagcactgtggaggcacaggcaggtggatctctatgaattcaaggccagtctggtctacaagagctagttccaggacacgctccaaagctacagagaaaccctgtctcgaaaaaccaatatatgtatatatgggaaGGACTCACAAGGCCCACACCTCTCCGAGGCTATATAGGCAGTTAACag
The sequence above is drawn from the Chionomys nivalis chromosome 5, mChiNiv1.1, whole genome shotgun sequence genome and encodes:
- the Cfap126 gene encoding protein Flattop isoform X2, translating into MATNYSANQYEKAFSPKYLQNWSPAKPTKERASTHEGYTQIIANDRGHLLPSVPRSKASPWGSFMGTWEMPLKVPPARVTLTSRTTAAAASLTKWIEKNPDLLNASNGLRPEILGKPHDPDSQKKQKKSVTKTVQQAANPTIIPSSPTVDGDNSDGTQSSHPSAGHTPGPQTPINSPKSPPASPC
- the Cfap126 gene encoding protein Flattop isoform X1, which encodes MVHLLLSHASTASPQTLRFLLPLSLQVLLFPPPPQRASTHEGYTQIIANDRGHLLPSVPRSKASPWGSFMGTWEMPLKVPPARVTLTSRTTAAAASLTKWIEKNPDLLNASNGLRPEILGKPHDPDSQKKQKKSVTKTVQQAANPTIIPSSPTVDGDNSDGTQSSHPSAGHTPGPQTPINSPKSPPASPC